From a region of the Alnus glutinosa chromosome 1, dhAlnGlut1.1, whole genome shotgun sequence genome:
- the LOC133854873 gene encoding caffeic acid 3-O-methyltransferase-like produces the protein MSSSEQTNPNPITQQQELDQGEEEEVGKLAVRLANGVVLPMVLKSALELNLIEIISDAGTGAFLSPSEIAGRLPTKNPDAPVLLDRMLRLLASYSILKCSLVTREDGEVERLYGVGPICKFFVKNPHGGSVAPLFLLHHDKVFMESWYHLNDVILEGGIPFNRAYGMTAFEYPGTDQRFNRVFNQAMSNHTTLIMKKLLDVYKGFEGLKVLVDVGGGIGVTLNIITSKYPQIKGINFDLPHVLADAPSYPGVEHIGGDMFDSVPEGDAIFMKWILHDWSDEHCLKLLKNCWKALPNSGKVIIVESIRPVAPESSVSANIVFEQDLFMLAQNPGGKERTQKEFEALAFQSGFSGCEVICCAYNSWVMEFHK, from the exons ATGAGTAGCTCCGAACAAACCAACCCGAACCCGATAACCCAACAGCAAGAACTAGaccaaggagaagaagaagaagtgggcAAATTGGCCGTCCGGTTGGCAAACGGGGTGGTCCTTCCGATGGTTCTGAAGTCGGCGCTCGAGCTCAACCTCATCGAGATAATCTCAGACGCGGGCACCGGCGCGTTCCTCTCACCTTCCGAGATCGCGGGCCGGCTGCCCACCAAGAACCCGGACGCGCCGGTTCTGCTGGACCGGATGCTACGCCTCTTGGCGAGCTATTCCATACTCAAGTGCTCGCTCGTGACCAGAGAGGACGGAGAGGTTGAGAGACTCTATGGCGTAGGACCTATTTGCAAGTTCTTTGTTAAGAACCCACATGGGGGCTCCGTCGCTCCTCTGTTCCTGTTGCACCACGATAAGGTCTTCATGGAGAGCTG GTACCACTTGAATGATGTTATTCTAGAAGGGGGGATTCCTTTCAACAGGGCCTATGGGATGACAGCGTTTGAATACCCAGGAACAGATCAAAGGTTCAATCGGGTATTCAACCAGGCCATGTCAAACCACACTACCTTGATCATGAAGAAATTACTCGATGTGTACAAAGGGTTTGAAGGCCTTAAAGTGTTGGTTGATGTGGGCGGTGGGATTGGAGTTACCCTTAACATTATCACTTCCAAGTATCCTCAGATTAAGGGCATCAATTTTGATCTGCCTCATGTTTTAGCTGATGCACCTTCTTATCCAG GTGTGGAGCATATTGGGGGAGATATGTTTGATAGCGTTCCAGAAGGAGATGCCATTTTCATGAAG TGGATCCTCCATGATTGGAGTGATGAGCATTGCTTGAAACTTCTCAAAAACTGCTGGAAAGCTCTTCCCAACTCTGGAAAGGTGATCATTGTGGAATCAATTCGTCCTGTGGCTCCTGAGAGTAGTGTTTCGGCAAATATCGTCTTTGAGCAAGATTTGTTTATGTTGGCTCAAAACCCAGGAGGAAAAGAGAGGACTCAAAAAGAGTTTGAGGCATTAGCTTTTCAATCTGGATTTTCTGGCTGTGAGGTCATATGCTGTGCTTACAACAGCTGGGTTATGGAGTTCCACAAGTGA